One part of the Lotus japonicus ecotype B-129 chromosome 2, LjGifu_v1.2 genome encodes these proteins:
- the LOC130737990 gene encoding multiple C2 domain and transmembrane region protein 14 — MAEDSGRKLVVEVCDAKNLMPKDGQGTASAYAIVDFDSQRRRTTTKSRDLNPQWNEKLEFMVHDKESMPSETLEVNLYNDKKAGKRSTFLGKVKISGSTFSKSGSEEIVYYPLEKRSVFSQIKGELGLKVCFVDNDPPPATTEAAGEEKKEEKAEEKPPENKQDGEKKEDKAEEGKKEEEKKEDDNKPKEDSKEEEKPKTEEAKSKEEVPAEKTPTPTPAPPPAEVVNPPIAEAEKPKMKEKHGALQKRADLKVSDHELRSDRSRSANDLVDRMPFLYIRVVKAKLANPEPDSAIFSKLVIGTHTIRTKSECEGKDWDQVFAFDKEGLNSTSLEVSLFSEKGKEGSDEKSLGTVSFDLQEVPKRVPPDSPLAPQWYTLESDSSPGNDVMLAVWIGTQADEAFQEAWQSDSGGLIPETRAKVYLSPKLWYLRLTVIQTQDLQLGSGCEPKVRNPEFYVKAQLGAQVFKTGRTSPGSANPTWNEDLVFVAAEPFEPFLVVTVEDVSNSKPVGQAKIHVSSIERRTDDRTDLKSRWFNLSGEDENHSYTGRIHVRVCLEGGYHVIDEAAHVTSDARAAAKQLHKPPIGLLEVGIRGATNLLPVKTKDGTRGTTDAYVVAKYGPKWVRTRTIMDRFNPRWNEQYTWDVHDPCTVLTIGVFDNGRYCKNSNRDVRMGKIRVRLSTLDTNRVYLNSYSLTVLLPGGAKRMGEIEIAVRFSCSSWLSLMQAYASPILPRMHYVRPFGPTQQDVLRQTAMRIVTARLSRSEPPLGQEVVQFMLDSDTHVWSMRRSKANWFRVVGCLSRAATVLRWVDGIRMWTHPPTTVLVHVLLVAVVLCPYLVVPTVFMYAFLVLLLRFRYRSRALHSMDPRMSYVDMVSLDELDEEFDGFPTTRSAEHVRIRYDRVRALAGRAQTLLGDVAAQGERLEALFSWRDPRATGIFAVLCLVASLVFYAVPFKGFVLGAGFFYLRHPRFRDDMPSISANFFRRLPSYSDQIM; from the coding sequence ATGGCGGAAGATTCTGGAAGGAAGCTCGTGGTGGAGGTTTGCGATGCGAAGAACTTGATGCCGAAAGACGGCCAAGGAACCGCGAGCGCTTACGCGATCGTGGATTTCGACAGCCAGAGACGGCGAACTACGACAAAATCGAGAGATCTCAATCCTCAGTGGAACGAGAAGCTCGAGTTCATGGTTCACGACAAAGAGTCCATGCCTTCGGAAACGCTAGAGGTCAATCTCTACAACGACAAGAAAGCAGGTAAGAGAAGCACTTTTCTCGGCAAGGTAAAAATATCCGGAAGTACTTTCTCCAAGTCTGGTTCCGAGGAGATTGTGTACTATCCGTTGGAGAAAAGGAGCGTTTTCTCTCAGATCAAAGGGGAACTCGGCCTGAAAGTTTGTTTCGTCGATAACGATCCACCACCAGCTACCACCGAAGCCGCCGGtgaggagaagaaggaagaaaaagcAGAGGAGAAGCCGCCGGAGAACAAGCAAGACGGAGAGAAGAAGGAAGATAAAGCTGAAGAGGGgaagaaagaagaggaaaagaagGAAGACGATAATAAACcaaaagaagattccaaggaagaagaaaaaccaAAGACAGAGGAAGCAAAATCAAAGGAAGAGGTACCAGCGGAGAAAACGCCAACGCCAACGCCAGCACCGCCCCCTGCGGAGGTAGTGAATCCGCCGATTGCTGAGGCGGAGAAGCCGAAGATGAAGGAAAAGCACGGAGCTCTGCAAAAACGTGCTGATCTGAAAGTGAGTGACCACGAGCTCCGATCCGATCGGAGTCGCAGCGCCAACGATCTTGTGGACCGCATGCCGTTTCTCTACATTCGCGTGGTTAAGGCAAAGCTTGCAAATCCAGAACCTGATTCCGCAATTTTCTCAAAACTTGTAATTGGTACTCACACAATCAGGACCAAGAGTGAGTGTGAGGGCAAAGATTGGGATCAGGTTTTCGCATTTGACAAAGAAGGCCTCAATTCAACCTCCTTGGAAGTTTCCTTGTTCTCTGAGAAGGGTAAAGAAGGGAGCGATGAGAAGAGCCTCGGAACGGTGTCCTTTGACCTGCAGGAGGTTCCTAAGAGAGTTCCACCGGATAGTCCTCTGGCTCCACAGTGGTACACTCTAGAATCTGACTCCTCGCCGGGAAATGACGTCATGCTTGCCGTATGGATCGGGACTCAGGCAGATGAGGCGTTTCAGGAGGCTTGGCAATCAGATTCCGGCGGGTTGATACCGGAGACACGAGCCAAGGTGTATCTTTCACCCAAACTTTGGTATCTGAGACTAACGGTTATCCAGACCCAGGACTTGCAGCTAGGTTCGGGATGCGAGCCTAAGGTTCGGAATCCCGAGTTTTACGTAAAGGCTCAGCTCGGCGCGCAGGTTTTCAAAACAGGCAGAACCTCCCCAGGCTCAGCTAACCCAACGTGGAACGAGGACCTCGTGTTTGTAGCCGCAGAGCCGTTTGAGCCGTTTCTAGTTGTAACGGTAGAAGACGTGTCAAATTCAAAGCCAGTGGGCCAGGCAAAGATCCACGTGTCATCCATCGAGCGTAGGACAGACGATCGAACGGACCTAAAGTCCAGATGGTTCAACCTTTCCGGCGAAGACGAGAACCATTCATACACCGGTAGAATCCATGTTCGTGTTTGCTTGGAAGGTGGGTATCACGTGATAGATGAAGCAGCTCACGTGACAAGCGACGCGCGTGCCGCGGCGAAACAACTCCACAAGCCTCCAATCGGTTTGCTAGAGGTGGGGATTCGCGGCGCCACCAACCTCCTCCCCGTGAAGACCAAGGACGGGACACGTGGCACCACCGATGCCTATGTGGTGGCGAAATACGGGCCCAAGTGGGTCCGAACCAGAACCATAATGGACCGGTTCAACCCGCGGTGGAACGAGCAGTATACTTGGGATGTGCACGACCCTTGCACGGTGCTCACAATTGGTGTGTTCGACAATGGAAGATACTGCAAAAACAGCAACAGAGACGTTAGGATGGGGAAAATTCGTGTGCGGTTGTCCACACTGGACACCAACCGTGTATACTTGAACTCCTATTCGTTAACGGTTTTGCTGCCAGGTGGCGCGAAGAGAATGGGGGAGATAGAGATTGCAGTGAGATTCTCATGCTCTTCGTGGTTGAGCTTAATGCAGGCCTACGCAAGCCCAATTCTTCCCAGGATGCACTACGTGCGCCCATTCGGCCCAACCCAACAAGATGTCCTGCGCCAAACAGCCATGAGGATCGTGACGGCTCGTCTCAGCCGGTCTGAACCGCCTCTGGGTCAGGAAGTGGTTCAGTTCATGCTGGATTCTGATACACACGTGTGGAGCATGCGGCGGAGCAAGGCGAACTGGTTCAGGGTGGTGGGTTGTTTGTCACGCGCGGCGACGGTGCTGCGTTGGGTGGACGGGATTCGCATGTGGACCCACCCTCCCACGACGGTTTTAGTCCACGTGCTGCTCGTGGCGGTGGTGTTGTGCCCTTACCTGGTGGTCCCCACGGTGTTCATGTATGCGTTCTTGGTTTTGCTACTGAGATTCCGGTACCGATCACGGGCCCTACACAGCATGGATCCGAGGATGTCGTACGTGGACATGGTGAGCCTGGACGAGCTGGACGAGGAGTTTGATGGGTTCCCCACGACGCGGTCCGCGGAGCATGTTCGAATCAGGTACGATAGGGTGCGGGCGCTTGCGGGGAGGGCGCAGACATTGTTGGGTGACGTGGCGGCACAGGGGGAGCGGTTGGAGGCATTGTTTAGTTGGCGGGACCCACGGGCCACTGGGATATTCGCGGTGCTGTGTTTGGTAGCGTCGTTGGTGTTCTACGCGGTGCCGTTTAAGGGTTTTGTGCTGGGGGCTGGGTTCTTCTACCTGCGACACCCGAGGTTCCGCGACGACATGCCGTCTATCTCTGCTAACTTTTTCCGGCGACTTCCGTCATATTCCGATCAGATTATGTGA